From Fimbriimonadaceae bacterium:
TGCCGAACTACAGCGACTCCGTAAACAGGAGCAGGCGGACGCGGGGGGCTTGATCGTGACCATGAACCAAGACCATGCCCGGCAGGTGGCCGACCTCGTGCAGAAGATCACGGGTACACGTGCGCAGGTGGCCGTCTCGGACGATCCGTCCGCTTCTAAAACCATCGAGACCTTTGCCCATCACAAGCAGCAGCAGTGGCTGGTGGCGGTGAACATGGTCAGCGAAGGCGTCGATATTCCGCGCTTGCGGGTCGGGGTCTATGCCACCAACGTCTTAACGGAGATGTATTTTCGTCAGGTGGTCGGGCGGTTCGTGCGCATGCAGGAGAAGGTGCCGAAACCGCAGCGGGCCTGGCTCTACCTACCTAAGGATGCGACGCTGGTGCATTATGCCAAGCGCATCAAGGTCGAGCGGGATCATGTGCTCGAAGACATCATGCCGGCCGTCCAGCGAACCCTCTTCGGGACCGCCGCGACGTCGTTGAAGGAATATATCCCGTTGAACGGCGTGGCTCGTCTCGATGCCTTGATCGGCGCCGAGGAGGGTGAGTCGTCCGGCGAAGGCAAGGGGCAGCCGGAACCGGCGGTGGCGCTGCACGACCAGAAGAACAGCTTGCGGGACAGACATCGCGTGCTGGTCGGGGCCGTGGCGCGAAAGTGCGGAGTGGATCATCGACAGCTCAATGCGGAGCTGATCAAGCGGACCGGTGGGCGAGTCGATCAGGCCACGATTCCGCAGTTGGAGCGGCGTATCGCCCTCCTCGAAAAATGGCGCGACTCCGGCTTCGATAGGAAGCGGTGAGCGCGACTGGAGCATCATGAAACGAAGCCGTCACGCGGGCGAGCGAGATTCTCGCCGGTGAATGGGGCAAGAAAGGGAGCCATGGTTGATACCAGAGTGAAGCAGCCGGCGAGAAAGCCTGCCAAGAAGAGCCGCACGCAGGTCGTGACCCCATCGGTGACGAAACAGACGGCACCTGCGCGGCGTAACCGGTCCGCTCGCCCGAAGCGGCCGACCGTGGCAGTGGTGGTGCTCTCCGGCTCGACCCCGCTCCGCCGGAACAAAGCAGCGGAATTGGTGGCGGAGGAACTGAAGCTCGACCTGTCGAAAGTGAATCTGTCGTCCCTGGTGAGTCGGCGGGTCGGGGAAACCGAAAAGAATATCAACCGGGTATTCGACGACGCGGAGCGCAGCGGTTCGATCCTGTTTTTCGACGGGGCCGATGCGTTGTTCGGCACGCGACGCGGGGGTGGAAGTCCGTATGCGGATGCCGGTGCCGCACACCTGCTGCAACGCATCGAAGACCATAACGGGCTGGTTATTCTGACGACCAACGGGAAAAGCCGGATCGATCAGGCCCTGTCGCGACAGGCGCGGGTGTCGGTGATGGTGGGGATCAAGAAGAAAAAAAAGAAACCGTCGGTCTGACGAGTCGTGCTTCCCGGGGCCGGTTCGAGCATGTGGGATTCGTCTCTCGTGTCGAAGCCGGATGCCGTCTCTTCACGAGAAACGTGTCACGATGCACGAATCGGCGAGCGATGCGAGCACGCGGCTGACAGAATGTTTCAGCATCCTGTGAGGCTTACTCCGTTTCTTCGCTCGCCTCCAGGCACTTGGTGCATTGCTCCAA
This genomic window contains:
- a CDS encoding DEAD/DEAH box helicase family protein, producing the protein MAVTLAPWKAVLRDWQARAVADVLARPREDYLVTATPAAGKTRFALRIAHHYLAARSAGRVLVVCPTNHLRTQWASAAGQVGIQLDPALSNEQALEARDYHGAVVTYQQVCLAPDVFRRACRSRKTLVILDELHHAGDGKDWGKALRESFGEAVFRLALSGTPFRSDNNPIPYVRYEQGESQADFTYGYSHSIRDGVCRPILFPSYEGELTWLSDGREHRATFEDGLTFERQRERLKTALLQESWLGPVLSDAHAELQRLRKQEQADAGGLIVTMNQDHARQVADLVQKITGTRAQVAVSDDPSASKTIETFAHHKQQQWLVAVNMVSEGVDIPRLRVGVYATNVLTEMYFRQVVGRFVRMQEKVPKPQRAWLYLPKDATLVHYAKRIKVERDHVLEDIMPAVQRTLFGTAATSLKEYIPLNGVARLDALIGAEEGESSGEGKGQPEPAVALHDQKNSLRDRHRVLVGAVARKCGVDHRQLNAELIKRTGGRVDQATIPQLERRIALLEKWRDSGFDRKR
- a CDS encoding AAA family ATPase encodes the protein MVDTRVKQPARKPAKKSRTQVVTPSVTKQTAPARRNRSARPKRPTVAVVVLSGSTPLRRNKAAELVAEELKLDLSKVNLSSLVSRRVGETEKNINRVFDDAERSGSILFFDGADALFGTRRGGGSPYADAGAAHLLQRIEDHNGLVILTTNGKSRIDQALSRQARVSVMVGIKKKKKKPSV